CGTCCTCGCCTGCGAAAGATGAAGCGGACGACGACGTCTTCCGTATGGCGCGGAGGCAGCCGATCGATGATCGCAGTTCCATCGAGATCAGGGGACCGGACCACCAGATCGCGGACCTCGATCCATCGCGAGCCGTTTCTCACTCGGACGATCGCGTGCGCCGGCTCCTCCGCCCAGACGTCGCCGAGCTCCTCCACCTCGGGAGAAATCGCCTTGAGTCCGAATCGGGAGACGATCCCCGAAAAAATCAGACAGGAGAGCATCATCGCGAAGACCACGTAGAGAGAATTGTTGCCGGTGTTGAGCGCCGCGAAACCGATGCAGAAAGCAAAAAGGAGGAATCCCGCACCCGCGCGGGTGAGACGGACGACACCGTCGAACTGGAGGGCCCGAGCGCTCACCGCGGTGCAGCGACCGTGGTCAGGATCGTTCGAATCATCCGGTCGGCTTCGCCGTCTCTCGGAGAAAGCACGCTTTCCCCGCGGAGCACGATCCGGTGCGCCAGAACTGGCACCGCCATTTCCTTCACGTCGTCGGGCACAACGTAGTCCCTCTCGCGAACCAGGGCGAGCGCCTGGACCGCGCGATGAAGCGTCAGAGTCCCTCGGGTCGACACACCCAGCCGGACATCCGGATGATGACGAGTTGCCTCGACGATCGAGAGCATGTAGTCCACCACGCCCTCGCTCACGTGAATCCTCGCGGCGTGCTCCTGAAGCTCCCGCAGATCGTTCGAGGACATGACAGGTTCCAGCCTCGCCAGAGCGCGTTGCCCCCCGCCGGAACGAAGGATGTTCTTCTCATCCTCTCGCGAGGGATACCCGATCGTCAGCCGCATCATGAAACGGTCACGCTGAGACTCCGGCAGCGGGTAGGTTCCACTGTGCTCGACCGGGTTCTGCGTGGCGATGACGAGAAACGGATGCGGCAGCTCGATCCTCTCCTGCTCGATCGACACCGTCCCCTCGCTCATCGCTTCGAGCAGGGCGGACTGCGTCTTGGGCGTGGCCCGATTGATCTCGTCTGCCAGGAGAACATTGGTGAAGAGCGGACCCTTCACAAACTCGAATTCCTGCCTGTCCTGGCTGAAGATCGTCACGCCGATGATGTCGGACGGCATCAGATCGGAGGTGAACTGGACCCTCTGGAACTCCGAATCGATCGAACGCGCCAGAGCATGCGCCAGAGTCGTCTTTCCGACTCCGGGTACGTCCTCGAGCAGCAAATGTCCCCTTGCCAGAAGCGCCGCGATCGAAAGCTCGACGACTTCGGGTTTCCCCTGCAGCACCTGCTCGACATTCTCGCGCAGAGCTTCGACCCTTTCGATCGACGAGCGCGGTATGGGTATTGGTTCGCTGGCCATCGCTTTACTCAACGGTCCGGACTCCCGGATGGTTTCGCGGCGAGCATCAGGCCTTCTCGTAGTCCGGACCTCCGCCTCCTTCAGGCGGCACCCACGTGATGACCTGATACGGATCCATGATGTCGCAGGTCTTGCAGTGGTAACAATTGGTGAAGTTCAAGAAAGGTACCTTGCCGCGGCCATCAGCCGTCTCTTTCGGTTCGTAGACGTTCGCCGGACAAAAGTTGAGGCATGGATTTCCATATTCCTCGGTGCACCGCGTGATGCAGACTTCAGTATCCGCGATCAGGAGGTGCGCGGGCTGGTTCTCCTCGTGCTTGACACCACCGTGATACACGTTCGTAACCTTGTCGAATGTGTATTCGTTGTCGTATGGGATTCGGGAGGACGGTCCCGAACCCTCCGGATCGTGATCCCGGATCTTCTTCATCCGGCGATGGCCCGCCTCTCCCTCCAGGCGATTCTTCACGCCGAAGCCGCGGCCTCCGGTCAGGAGCGACAGACCGGCGTTCAGAAGTCCCGCGAGGCGGCCGTGCTCGAAACCCTGATGGAAGTTCCGCTGCTTGTAGAGCTCTTCGTGAGCCCACGATTTTCGAAACAGCGTTTCATAATGTGAGAGCTTCTTCTCGGAGTGGTCACCCGAAAGGATCGCCTCGAAGGCTGCCTCGGCCGCCAGAATCCCCGACTTGATCGCCAGATGAATTCCCTTCAGACGCGCTCCGTTGAGAAACCCCGCCGAGTCGCCCGTGATCAGAAATCCGTCGCCGTACATTCTCGGCATCGAGAAAAAGCCTCCCTCGGGAATCGCCTTGGCTCCGGCCTCGATCATCTTCCCTCCCTCGAGCAGTCGCTTCACCGAGGGATGAAGCTTGAATCGCTGAAATTCATTGTGCGGATCGAGGGAAGGATCGAAGTAGTCCAGGCCGACGACGAAACCGACGTCGATGACGTCGCCCTTCATCCCGTAAATGAATCCGCCGCCGAATGTGCGGGAATCGAGCGGCCAGCCGAGCGTATGGATGACGTCGCCCGGCGCCATCCTTCCTTCGGGAACTTTCCACAGCTCCTTCAAGCCGAGGGCGAACACGGGTGGGTTCTTTTCCGAATAGAGGTCCTTTTCGATCGCCAACTGTTTGGTCAGGGTTCCGCGTGGTCCTTCCGCGATGATCGTGACCTTCGCCCTGATGTCGACGCCCGGCTCGAAATTGCCCTTCGGCTGGCCGAGCTTGTCGACGCCCTTGTCCGCGGTTCTCACTCCCACGACTCGTCCGTCCTCGAGGAGCACCTGCGCCGCAGGGAACTCGGGGAAGATCTCGACCCCGGCGCCGGAGGCCTGCGCCGCCATCCAACGGGTGAAGGCGGCGAGAGAGATCACGTACTTTCCCTCATTCCTGAGCGGAGGCGGGAGGATCGGCGCTTTGAACGATCTCTTCTCCGTCAGGTACAGGAACTCGTCATCCGCGACCTCGGCTTCGACCGGCGCGCCCCGTTCCATCCAGTCGGGGATCAGCTCGGTGATTCCACGCGGATCCATGACGGCGCCCGAGATCCCGTGCGAGCCTACCTCGCGCCCCTTCTCGAGCACGGCAATCATCGTTTCCCCGAGATCACCGCCGCCGTCCCCATGGTCACGAATCAGCTTCGCCAGGTGGATCGCGGCAGCCAGCCCCGCGGGCCCGCCCCCTACGATGACGACGTCGACCTCGAGGTCTTCCCTTTCGATGTTCTGAAGCACGACCATCAACCCGGACTCTCCTCTCCCCGCGCGGGACGGGGATTCTATCGCACCCTTCATTTCACATACCGTCCGTCCGACTTTCGAACGAGCGTATGCTTCCACTACGCCTGGGCGACGGGCCCTGTCGGCCTAACCCCGGGCGCCGTTGAGTGTTATCGTGTGCACAGCCAGGGCAGCCGAATTGCTCTTGAATGGACCGGAACATCACCGAATGCAAACTCTCCTCATCGTCGAAGACAACCCTGTCGTTGCAGAAGGCCTGTCGCTGCTGCTTTCGCAGACCTCCCGGCGCGTGATCGCGGCGCCCGACATCGCTTCGGCCGGACTGCTCCTCGACCACATGCACGTCGATGCGGTCCTCAGCGACATCCGGCTGAGCAGCGACTTCCGGTTCGAAGGCCTCGAATTCATCGATGAGATCCGGAAAAAGGCGCCGAACGCCCGGATCGTCCTGATGACGGGCTCCCACATCAACGCGCTCGAGGAAGCCGCAATCACCCGCGGAGCTCACGGGCTGCTTCGAAAGCCTTTCAGTCTGGACGCGGTTCTCGCCCTCCTCGAG
This window of the Acidobacteriota bacterium genome carries:
- a CDS encoding MoxR family ATPase, which translates into the protein MASEPIPIPRSSIERVEALRENVEQVLQGKPEVVELSIAALLARGHLLLEDVPGVGKTTLAHALARSIDSEFQRVQFTSDLMPSDIIGVTIFSQDRQEFEFVKGPLFTNVLLADEINRATPKTQSALLEAMSEGTVSIEQERIELPHPFLVIATQNPVEHSGTYPLPESQRDRFMMRLTIGYPSREDEKNILRSGGGQRALARLEPVMSSNDLRELQEHAARIHVSEGVVDYMLSIVEATRHHPDVRLGVSTRGTLTLHRAVQALALVRERDYVVPDDVKEMAVPVLAHRIVLRGESVLSPRDGEADRMIRTILTTVAAPR
- a CDS encoding electron transfer flavoprotein-ubiquinone oxidoreductase gives rise to the protein MVVLQNIEREDLEVDVVIVGGGPAGLAAAIHLAKLIRDHGDGGGDLGETMIAVLEKGREVGSHGISGAVMDPRGITELIPDWMERGAPVEAEVADDEFLYLTEKRSFKAPILPPPLRNEGKYVISLAAFTRWMAAQASGAGVEIFPEFPAAQVLLEDGRVVGVRTADKGVDKLGQPKGNFEPGVDIRAKVTIIAEGPRGTLTKQLAIEKDLYSEKNPPVFALGLKELWKVPEGRMAPGDVIHTLGWPLDSRTFGGGFIYGMKGDVIDVGFVVGLDYFDPSLDPHNEFQRFKLHPSVKRLLEGGKMIEAGAKAIPEGGFFSMPRMYGDGFLITGDSAGFLNGARLKGIHLAIKSGILAAEAAFEAILSGDHSEKKLSHYETLFRKSWAHEELYKQRNFHQGFEHGRLAGLLNAGLSLLTGGRGFGVKNRLEGEAGHRRMKKIRDHDPEGSGPSSRIPYDNEYTFDKVTNVYHGGVKHEENQPAHLLIADTEVCITRCTEEYGNPCLNFCPANVYEPKETADGRGKVPFLNFTNCYHCKTCDIMDPYQVITWVPPEGGGGPDYEKA